Below is a genomic region from Drosophila albomicans strain 15112-1751.03 chromosome 2R, ASM965048v2, whole genome shotgun sequence.
ttgctttcaattttttctatacaatactaataaataaatagtatacatttatgtataagTGCGCATATCCCCTGATGCCGATTTCTAATATAACTGTGGTTTGACCTTAGACAATAAGCATATTTCACACACAGGTGTATATGAGGAAATTTGTGTGTGATTTCCATCTATAGAACACCAACAAACACTCATGAAATGTGTgattagaaaatattattgcgGCCTTTATGCAAACAATTCTGACAACATCGCCAACTTTACGCAATAGTTAACAGttgaaaattatgcaaacatttccaaacaaacacacacactcacaaagtctctaacaacacacacacaacaatccATAGACAGCTGTCAAGTCGCGCCCCTGAAGAAACATACGAGcaatgtttaataaaaacagagaaacagaagagaaaaaagcataataataaataacttggGTGGTGTTTGGTATACAATTAGTTTTTATCCTTTTTGCTCAAACTTTCGTcacttttacacacacatgcttacAGCAGACTTACgcgcacaaacacactcgcGCATAGATACAAATATTAGACAGACAGCGCGTCGCTTGTAAAGGGCGTTGGGTGTCTGACCATCCTTTCAACAAAATACTCAGATTGCGCACACATTCACGAATATACCCATACataggtatgtgtgtgttgatattacatatttacttTCAGTGATACAACTTACCTGATATTCCTATTGCTTTGCTACTCTGTCCCTGCTGCAGCGATTGCTGCAGTCGTCTGGCATTCCACTACGCCTTCAATCTCCGCTGATGCTGCGGATGACAACTTCGACGGTGGACGACCATCAAGCAGCGATTCGACAcatgcacatttttattttgaatgttataaattatttataaacatttgcacacacaagcacacgcaTATACACTCGGGCACACTTTTTTTTGAGTGGCCAacttgctgcttttttttgtggagtTTTTCgacgtttttcttttgctaccTGCAACACATTTGTTACGCTTTTGTTGACTCGGCTTAGTTATTGGGAGCAATTAACTATGATTTAGTATCAGTACTAACACGCCGTAGACatataactatattttaaCACTCAAAAATTACGAACTATGAACGCGCACTAAACACTTTacggcaacaaaaaattcCATGAAAAATAAAGCAGCCATCTTTGTAGAGGTGAAGAAACATCGATGGCAAAatcgatgcatcgatgtttttaaaatcttttaaaacaTCGATTTTTAGTGAcaaacatcgatgttttttgGCAGCTAAGcaacatatattattaaaaattgcatttattttcgacgaaaattattctttcagactttttgtttcttaaaaaaaGAGCTTTCCTAAAGCTGCTTTATTTGTCGGGGTGTGACCATAGGCAAcctttcaaaaatatatctttaaacGCAaaatagatataccaaaatataccgattatgGCACTTGGTTCCACTTTTATAGAGattgcaaaatttttcaaaagtgTAAAAGAGCGCCTTATTTTAAACAGTTgctaattttatgttttaaaaaaaaatatatcgtcctgaaaaatttttaagtgttttCTCCATACTGTCGCTATTTCCACGAAAAATTACAAATGGATAAATAAGCAGTGGTTATCCCTTTTCCGACGAATGGTGGTGAAGCAACGACGGATAAGTGGCAGTAAATCGAAGCTCGAAAAATACCAGAAAGCTGTTTTGGaattttgagtattttataACAGAAAGCTACTTATCGTGAAAACCAgtgataaatataaaaatatcaatatccAAATAATCGATAGCTTTCCCCCTCATCAAACTTCAATCGATGATTTAAATGGTCAAAATCATTGTACAGCGGCCAAATTGATACCCTTTTGTTGAGTCTtagaatttcatatttaaggaagtatgtatttttaaattactaatttaaaattatctgCGAAGGCCAATGTATATATTCGTCTGGACAGCTTCGTGTCATTTGAGTTAAGGTCTGAGTATTTGAAACATatataatgttaaatataaatcgGATCAACTTATCAAAGCTATTAAacatcattttaaaaatagtggatataacaatttaaaagtttgCGCTCAATCTATCAGTGTTTATAGAATACTGGTATTATTGCCAAATGGTATGAGGTCAAATTATGCGGCCACACTGGATTGGTAATTGTTTCGCGCACGTTGTTGTGTTGTCACATCGCATGGCAATAATATAGCATTAAAATGCGCAATCTTAAACTGCGATTTTGCAAGGAAGACACGACAAGCATTCAAAATGCcaggcaactgttgctgctaccCGATACcgaatacaatgacaaagaaAGGAACACCACCTACGTTGTAACCGACAGCAAAATCTACGCCGTGAACGAAACCGGCAATGACAACGATGAGTTAAAGTCTCAAATAGTTGCGGATCTTCCGGACATAGTTGGTGCAGAAGTCTTGCAGTTAAATAATTCCATCTGCGTGGCGACGGAAGCTGGTGAGGTTTTGCTCATAAATCTGGATACTTTTGACACTACTGAGGGCACCTATTGCGATGTGGGTATTGAGTGCATGGCCTGGTCCCCCAATCAAGAGGTGGTTGTGTTTGTAACCAAGACAAAAAATGTGGTGGTCATGACCTGCACGTATGAGGTGCTAGGTGAGCAAGCCCTGGATGCAGAGCTTGCCGCAGATCAGCAATTTGTTAACGTTGGCTGGGGCAAAAAGGAGACGCAATTTCATGGCACAGCCGGCAAGCAGGCAGCCAAGCAATCGCCCGAATTCCAGACGCCCGGGGATGTGCAAGAGCTCCCGCAGGTACAATATAACTCTGAACTTCATATACTTCATGTTCTAAACATTCCAATCCTAATAGGATGTGCACATTTCTTGGCGCGGCGATGGCGCTTTCTTTGCCGTATCCTATGTAGCTAGCAATGTGGGGCGCACGTTTAGCGTGTATGACAACGAGGGCAAGCTGCAACACATGGCTGAGAAATGGAATGGATTGCAGTCGCCACTCGCATGGCGTCCCAGCGGTAATTGGATAGCTCAGCCCCAAAGTTTTTCCAATCGACCGTCAACAATTTCGTTGTTCGAGAAGAATGGTTTGCGCCATCGGGAATTTGAATTGCCATTCGATTTGCAAACGGAATACATTGAGCAACTGCATTGGAGCACAGATTCAGATGTGCTGGCACTGCAGACACGTACAGCGACAGATCATAGAATCTATCTCTATACGATTGGCAACTATCATTGGTATTTAAAGCAAGTGCTGACCTTCAAGATGACTGATCGGTTGGCTTGCTGCCAGTGGTCCAGTGGTCGTGACCATACGTTATACGTATTGTTGGAGAGCGGCAAGCGTTACATTTACAGCTGGAACTGGGCTATTGACCGCTTTCGCAATGTTGTTTGCGTCACTGATGGCAAACGTGTGCTATTGACAAATCTGCATGAGGCTGTGGTGCCGCCGCCCATGAGTCAACATGTCCTGCAGGTGGACGAATACATCAATGCTATCGCTTGCAGTGAAAGTTTTATGTGCCTTTACTCTAGCGAGCATAACATATTCTCTTACAATATTCTTAACGATGAACGTGGCGCGTTTCCGTTGGGGAGTGAGGGGAAATCGACACCCGGAAGAAGCGAGGAGTCGCAAATCCAAATGGCTAGTTTGCTGCATCATCATGCAGGGCATCAACTTCTAGCCACGCGAACCTTGGGCAAGAACACACATGTTCTCAGTGTGGCATACGTTCCGAATGGCGAATATCGCGTGGTGTCGTCACGAGTTCTGAGCGGCATAGTTAACGCCTCAGTCGAGGGTCTTAACGGCAATGTTTACGCGCATACAGTAAACAATGGACAAATCTTTGAGATTTCATTAGCAGAAGCCGGCAATATTGAGCACATTGGTTGGCACTACCAATTGAAACAACCTGCTGATTACATTGATTGTTGGATACCCAAGGACAAGGACAATCTGAAAACATCGAAAGGTATGTAGGcgttgaaatatatataaagcccaaggcaaatgcaataaatatttccatGTTTCAATAGTTGCTGTCATTACACTGCGCTCACAACAATTGCTGCAGATCGACGACGAACTCATTGATGAGGATGTGACCTCTTTTATCGTTACCAACAATTATGTGATCTACACTCAGCTTAATGCGCTGCACTTTGTGGAGATAAGCAATCGTCGCAAGGTATCCACAAGAAGCATCGAACGAGGTGCAAAACTGGTGATGCATGCTCCGGATGCCCGCTTGGTGTTGCAATTGCCTCGCGGTAATCTGGAAGTGATTTATCCCCGTGTACTGGTCCTAGAGCTAATCGGTTCTTTGCTAAACGACAAACGTTACAATGATGCAATGCGTATGATTCGTACGCACAGGATAAATCCGAATATCATTTGTGATCACAATGTTCAATCATTTTGTTCCGAGCCACATGTGTTTCTAGGTGAAATTAGCGACCCTCAATGGCTGTGTCTATTCCTCAGTGAGCTGAAGAACGAGGATTACGCTCTAGGGATGTATGCCAGCAATTATGAAGCATCTCAGCAGAGTTATCCGACGGGGTACAACGTTGATATCAAAGTCGAGTATATCTGTGGATTGCTGTGCGAATGCATGGAGAAGATGCCAGGCGACTTTCGTCTGCCCATCATAACGACTTATGTGAAGTTGGGCAAGCTTGAGAATGCTCTGCTTCTTATTTGGAAGCATAAGCACACAGATGCGCACCTGGCGGATCAGTTGCTCAAGTATTTACTGTATCTGGTCGATGTCAATGAGCTGTACAATGTCGCCCTGGGCACATATTTGTTTGGACTCGTTCTTTTCGTTGCCCAAAAGTCGCAAAAGGATCCCAAGGAGTTTCTGCCGTATCTGAATGAGCTGAAGGCTCTACCGGAGGACTATCGCAAGTTTAAAATTGATGAACATCTCAAGCGATACGATTGCGCCCTGACTCACCTAGCTGCATGCGGAGAAGAGCATTACGACTTGGCCTTGGATCTCATTAAGCAGCACAATATATACAGAAAGGCATTGCTCATTTATCGAGATCACACAGCCATGCAGCAACGCATCCATGTGGCCTATGCGGATCATTTGCGTGCCAATGCGCAATTAGA
It encodes:
- the LOC117574745 gene encoding elongator complex protein 1, producing MRNLKLRFCKEDTTSIQNARQLLLLPDTEYNDKERNTTYVVTDSKIYAVNETGNDNDELKSQIVADLPDIVGAEVLQLNNSICVATEAGEVLLINLDTFDTTEGTYCDVGIECMAWSPNQEVVVFVTKTKNVVVMTCTYEVLGEQALDAELAADQQFVNVGWGKKETQFHGTAGKQAAKQSPEFQTPGDVQELPQDVHISWRGDGAFFAVSYVASNVGRTFSVYDNEGKLQHMAEKWNGLQSPLAWRPSGNWIAQPQSFSNRPSTISLFEKNGLRHREFELPFDLQTEYIEQLHWSTDSDVLALQTRTATDHRIYLYTIGNYHWYLKQVLTFKMTDRLACCQWSSGRDHTLYVLLESGKRYIYSWNWAIDRFRNVVCVTDGKRVLLTNLHEAVVPPPMSQHVLQVDEYINAIACSESFMCLYSSEHNIFSYNILNDERGAFPLGSEGKSTPGRSEESQIQMASLLHHHAGHQLLATRTLGKNTHVLSVAYVPNGEYRVVSSRVLSGIVNASVEGLNGNVYAHTVNNGQIFEISLAEAGNIEHIGWHYQLKQPADYIDCWIPKDKDNLKTSKVAVITLRSQQLLQIDDELIDEDVTSFIVTNNYVIYTQLNALHFVEISNRRKVSTRSIERGAKLVMHAPDARLVLQLPRGNLEVIYPRVLVLELIGSLLNDKRYNDAMRMIRTHRINPNIICDHNVQSFCSEPHVFLGEISDPQWLCLFLSELKNEDYALGMYASNYEASQQSYPTGYNVDIKVEYICGLLCECMEKMPGDFRLPIITTYVKLGKLENALLLIWKHKHTDAHLADQLLKYLLYLVDVNELYNVALGTYLFGLVLFVAQKSQKDPKEFLPYLNELKALPEDYRKFKIDEHLKRYDCALTHLAACGEEHYDLALDLIKQHNIYRKALLIYRDHTAMQQRIHVAYADHLRANAQLEAASLMYERGGQLQQALLSAKHTLDWQRVINLAKRTGEPIEQVASSMVTPLQQQDRHLEAYELSKQFTTWTDVPPLQILIDGHLYGRAIFEASLLREELSDDALESRIRPSLIGFVDQLKASLSADENLFLEYKQRLLDIRQRQATVDERDGLANHDVEIDEVDLLSDTSSMHSSRYSHSSRSTGTGKTFRSSKNRRKHERKLLSLKPGNPFEDIALIDALHNQVTKIAHQKQQQLVRDTCKALMQLHTEDERAAELQQQYASVMSVVQASLDSIWIPELMGGTSQHLTGPNIDYMALQKEQRYVLISPIKRLKPQLNITDWQHTALQ